One segment of Bradyrhizobium sp. CB2312 DNA contains the following:
- a CDS encoding WD40 repeat domain-containing protein, whose protein sequence is MKEFSPAPDSASIVSVTDRVKQVALGIAVTSVHFLGPRAAFVGGEENVAFVDAKGEVTTVAVHSGGILSTASDGKRLVMGGDDGKVVALDAKGEVTLLATDPKRRWIDAVAVHPDGAFAWSAGKTATVKSGKAEEKSLEVPSTVGGLAFAPKGLRLAIAHYNGATLWFPNMEGSAEFLPWAGSHLGVIFSPDNKFLVTSMHEAALHGWRLADNRHMRMTGYPGRVRSMSWSAGGKGLATSGADTVIIWPFASKDGPMGKEPAMLAPLQARVSVVACHPKNDILAAGYSDGTVLMVRLEDGAEILVRRNGTPPVSALAWNAKGTLLAFADESGDGGLLEL, encoded by the coding sequence ATGAAAGAGTTTTCACCGGCCCCCGATTCCGCTTCGATCGTCTCCGTCACCGACCGCGTCAAGCAGGTCGCGCTCGGGATTGCCGTGACCTCGGTGCATTTCCTCGGGCCCCGCGCTGCCTTCGTTGGCGGTGAGGAGAATGTCGCGTTCGTCGACGCCAAGGGCGAGGTCACCACCGTTGCCGTGCACAGCGGCGGCATTCTTTCGACCGCCTCCGACGGCAAGCGCCTCGTGATGGGGGGCGACGACGGCAAGGTCGTCGCGCTCGACGCCAAGGGCGAGGTGACGCTGCTCGCGACCGATCCGAAGCGTCGCTGGATCGATGCGGTGGCAGTGCATCCCGACGGCGCCTTCGCCTGGTCGGCCGGCAAGACGGCCACCGTCAAGAGCGGCAAGGCCGAGGAGAAGTCGCTCGAGGTGCCCTCGACCGTCGGCGGTCTGGCGTTTGCGCCAAAAGGCCTGCGGCTCGCGATCGCGCATTACAATGGCGCGACGCTGTGGTTTCCCAACATGGAAGGATCGGCCGAATTCCTGCCCTGGGCCGGCTCGCATCTCGGCGTCATCTTCAGCCCGGACAACAAGTTCCTGGTCACCAGCATGCACGAGGCGGCACTGCATGGCTGGCGGCTCGCCGACAACAGGCACATGCGCATGACCGGCTATCCCGGGCGCGTCCGCTCGATGTCCTGGAGCGCGGGCGGCAAGGGGCTCGCGACCTCCGGCGCCGACACCGTCATCATCTGGCCATTCGCCAGCAAGGACGGCCCGATGGGCAAGGAGCCCGCGATGCTGGCGCCGCTCCAGGCCCGCGTCTCGGTTGTCGCCTGTCATCCGAAGAACGACATCCTCGCCGCCGGCTACAGCGACGGCACCGTGCTGATGGTGCGTCTGGAAGACGGCGCCGAGATCTTGGTCCGCCGCAACGGCACGCCGCCCGTGTCCGCCCTCGCCTGGAATGCCAAGGGCACCCTGCTGGCGTTTGCGGATGAAAGTGGGGATGGCGGTCTGCTGGAGCTTTAA
- a CDS encoding MgtC/SapB family protein: protein MRFLTTFQLADFADTLVSLTTAFVLGTLIGAERQYRQRTAGLRTNVLVAVGAAAFVDLAMHLDGADGGVRVIAYVVSGIGFLGAGVIMKQGMDVRGLNTAATLWASAAVGSCAGADMVAQAAALTVFVIAGNTLLRPLVNAINRIPLNEKALEATYYFKLAVATDALPDMRDRLVDKLESAKYPVADVEVAEIGEDNLEIVAKLVATAVDPNELNAVATDLQHLPGVRHATWEVSTTE from the coding sequence ATGCGGTTTCTGACGACCTTCCAGCTTGCCGACTTCGCCGACACGCTGGTCAGCCTGACCACGGCCTTCGTGCTGGGCACGCTGATCGGCGCCGAGCGGCAGTATCGCCAACGCACCGCGGGCCTGCGCACCAACGTGCTGGTCGCGGTGGGCGCGGCCGCCTTCGTCGATCTCGCCATGCACCTGGACGGCGCGGACGGCGGAGTGCGGGTGATCGCCTATGTCGTCTCCGGCATCGGCTTTCTCGGTGCCGGCGTCATCATGAAACAGGGCATGGACGTGCGCGGGCTCAATACCGCCGCGACGCTGTGGGCCTCGGCCGCCGTCGGCTCCTGCGCGGGCGCCGACATGGTCGCGCAGGCCGCCGCCCTGACCGTGTTCGTCATCGCCGGCAACACGCTGCTGCGCCCGCTGGTCAACGCCATCAACCGCATCCCGCTGAACGAGAAGGCGCTGGAGGCGACCTATTACTTCAAGCTCGCGGTCGCGACCGACGCGCTGCCCGACATGCGCGACCGCCTCGTCGACAAGCTCGAATCCGCGAAATATCCGGTGGCCGATGTCGAGGTGGCCGAGATCGGCGAGGACAATCTGGAGATCGTCGCAAAGCTGGTGGCCACCGCGGTCGACCCGAACGAGCTGAATGCGGTGGCGACCGATCTCCAGCACTTGCCGGGCGTGCGTCACGCCACCTGGGAAGTCAGCACGACGGAGTGA
- a CDS encoding homospermidine synthase, translated as MSHPSQIYAKITGPIVMVGFGSIGKGTLPMIERHLDYDKSRVTVIDPKDEGRKAHCEKQNVRFIQKAVTKDNYRELLTPLLTEGGGQGFCVNLSVDTGSTDIMELCNELGALYIDTVNEPWLGFYFDASKGPEARSNYALREVTLAAKRARPAGSTTAVSCCGANPGMVSFFVKQALLNVAADLKLNAPRPKTKAEWADLMRQAGIKGIHIAERDTQRSKKPKEPDVFVNTWSVEGFLSEGVQPSELGWGTHEKWMPENARTHEAGCGAAIYLMQPGANTRVRTWCPTRGAQYGFLVTHNESISISDYFTVRDASGKAIYRPTCHYAYHPADDAVLSLHEMFGRAAKMQEKHHILDENEIVDGIDELGVLLFGHDNNAYWYGSQLSIEETRALAPYQNATGLQVTSAVLGGMVWALENPNEGIVEADEMDFDRLLEIQLPYLGPVKGFYTDWTPLTDRPGLFPEDIDTSDPWQFRNILVR; from the coding sequence ATGAGCCACCCCTCGCAGATCTACGCGAAGATCACCGGTCCCATCGTCATGGTCGGCTTCGGCTCCATTGGCAAAGGCACGTTGCCGATGATCGAGCGGCATCTCGACTATGACAAGTCGCGCGTCACCGTGATTGATCCCAAGGACGAGGGCCGCAAGGCGCATTGCGAGAAGCAGAACGTGCGCTTCATCCAGAAGGCCGTGACGAAGGACAATTATCGCGAGCTGCTGACCCCGCTGCTGACCGAAGGCGGCGGCCAGGGCTTTTGCGTCAACCTCTCGGTCGACACCGGCTCGACCGACATCATGGAGCTCTGCAACGAGCTCGGCGCGCTCTACATCGACACCGTCAACGAGCCCTGGCTCGGCTTCTATTTCGATGCCTCGAAGGGCCCGGAAGCACGCTCCAACTACGCCCTGCGCGAGGTGACGCTGGCCGCCAAGCGGGCGCGCCCCGCGGGCTCGACCACCGCCGTCTCCTGCTGCGGCGCCAATCCCGGCATGGTCTCCTTCTTCGTCAAGCAGGCGCTGCTCAACGTCGCCGCCGACCTGAAGCTCAATGCGCCCCGGCCCAAGACCAAGGCCGAATGGGCGGATTTGATGCGGCAGGCCGGCATCAAGGGCATCCACATCGCCGAACGCGACACCCAGCGCTCCAAGAAGCCGAAGGAGCCCGATGTGTTCGTCAACACCTGGTCGGTTGAGGGCTTCCTGTCGGAGGGCGTGCAGCCGTCCGAGCTCGGCTGGGGCACCCACGAGAAATGGATGCCGGAGAATGCGAGGACCCACGAGGCCGGCTGCGGCGCTGCCATCTACCTGATGCAGCCCGGCGCCAACACGCGCGTGCGCACCTGGTGTCCGACCCGCGGCGCCCAGTATGGCTTCCTCGTCACCCACAACGAGTCGATCTCGATCTCTGATTACTTCACGGTGCGCGACGCCTCGGGCAAGGCGATCTACCGGCCGACCTGCCACTATGCCTATCACCCGGCCGACGATGCCGTGCTGTCGCTGCACGAGATGTTCGGCCGCGCCGCCAAGATGCAGGAGAAGCACCACATCCTAGACGAGAACGAGATCGTCGACGGCATCGACGAGCTCGGTGTGCTGCTGTTCGGCCATGACAACAATGCCTATTGGTACGGCTCGCAGCTCTCGATCGAAGAGACCCGCGCCCTTGCGCCCTATCAGAACGCCACCGGCCTGCAGGTGACCTCCGCCGTGCTCGGCGGCATGGTGTGGGCGCTGGAGAACCCGAACGAAGGCATCGTCGAGGCCGACGAGATGGATTTCGACCGCCTGCTCGAAATCCAGCTGCCGTATCTTGGCCCGGTGAAGGGTTTTTACACCGACTGGACGCCGCTGACGGATCGCCCGGGACTGTTCCCGGAGGACATCGACACCAGCGATCCCTGGCAGTTTAGGAACATCCTGGTGCGGTGA
- a CDS encoding RidA family protein: MSRRLISTGSPLEKTVGYSRAVIDGDFAFVAGTTGYDYTTMTMPADVTSQSRNCFKTIEAALKEGGFEMADIVRATYYVTDASYIDAHFAVCGEVLGDIRPAATLLVVTALAKPEMKVEIEVTAKRRSI; this comes from the coding sequence ATGTCCCGTCGCCTGATCTCCACCGGCTCCCCGCTCGAGAAGACCGTCGGCTACAGCCGCGCCGTGATCGACGGCGATTTCGCCTTCGTCGCGGGAACCACCGGCTACGATTACACGACGATGACGATGCCGGCCGATGTCACGAGCCAGTCACGCAACTGCTTCAAGACCATCGAAGCCGCCCTGAAGGAGGGCGGATTCGAGATGGCCGATATCGTCCGTGCGACCTACTACGTCACCGACGCGAGCTACATCGACGCCCACTTCGCCGTCTGCGGCGAGGTCCTCGGCGACATCAGGCCGGCGGCGACGTTGCTGGTCGTCACCGCCCTCGCCAAGCCCGAGATGAAGGTCGAAATCGAAGTCACCGCCAAGCGCCGCAGCATCTGA
- a CDS encoding N-acetyltransferase, translating to MTAPRKPQVALTSKAAPFAIRAERAADVAMREALLDACFGENRHGRTCQRLRDGRAPAAGLALSAVREGTLVGTVRLWHVSAGGRPALVLGPLAVDPAFRELGIGAALMHQALAAARARGHEAVILLGDAPYYARFGFSAEKIGALALPGPFERDRLLAIEFAGGALDGAEGMIVPTGAALPKRRAVRALHAHAA from the coding sequence ATGACTGCTCCTCGGAAGCCACAAGTCGCCCTCACTTCGAAAGCCGCTCCGTTCGCGATCCGTGCGGAACGTGCTGCCGACGTCGCGATGCGTGAAGCGTTGCTCGATGCGTGCTTTGGCGAGAACCGCCATGGCCGCACCTGCCAGCGCCTCCGCGACGGGCGCGCACCTGCCGCAGGCCTTGCCCTGTCGGCCGTGCGCGAGGGGACGCTCGTGGGAACCGTGCGGTTGTGGCACGTCAGCGCCGGAGGCAGGCCCGCCCTGGTCCTTGGACCGCTGGCGGTGGACCCTGCCTTCCGCGAGCTCGGGATCGGCGCCGCGCTGATGCATCAAGCGCTGGCCGCCGCCCGGGCGCGCGGGCATGAAGCCGTGATCCTGCTCGGCGATGCCCCCTATTACGCCCGCTTCGGCTTCTCGGCGGAGAAGATCGGCGCGCTGGCGCTGCCCGGCCCGTTCGAGCGCGACCGCCTGCTGGCGATCGAGTTCGCCGGCGGCGCGCTCGATGGCGCCGAAGGGATGATCGTCCCGACCGGCGCGGCCCTGCCCAAACGGAGGGCGGTTCGCGCCCTCCACGCCCACGCGGCCTAA
- a CDS encoding type III PLP-dependent enzyme: MTERIQEFLRNRRKEGLDTEPCLVVDLEVVRDNYQSFAKALPDSRVFYAVKANPAPEVLSLLASMGSCFDTATVAEIEMALAAGATPDRISFGNTIKKERDIARAFALGIRLFAVDCAAEVEKVARAAPGAKVFCRILYDCAGAEWPLSRKFGCDPEMAVDVLDVAKRLGLEPCGISFHVGSQQRKVKAWDRALAMASQVFRDCAERGINLSMVNMGGGFPTKYLKDVPPVVTYGRSIFRALRKHFGNQIPETIIEPGRGMVGNAGIIESEVVLISKKSDEDEVRWVYLDIGKFGGLAETMDESIRYAIRTPHDGADMTPCVLAGPTCDSADVLYEKNPYPLPVTLEIGDKLLIEGTGAYTSTYSAVAFNGIPPLKTYHI; this comes from the coding sequence ATGACCGAACGTATCCAGGAATTCCTGCGCAACCGCCGCAAGGAAGGTCTCGACACCGAGCCGTGCCTCGTCGTCGACCTCGAGGTCGTGCGCGACAATTACCAGAGCTTCGCCAAGGCGCTGCCCGACAGCCGCGTGTTCTACGCCGTCAAGGCGAACCCGGCGCCGGAAGTGCTGTCGCTGCTCGCCTCCATGGGCTCCTGCTTCGACACCGCGACGGTCGCCGAGATCGAGATGGCGCTGGCCGCTGGTGCGACGCCCGACCGCATCTCCTTCGGCAACACGATCAAGAAGGAGCGCGACATCGCGCGCGCCTTCGCGCTCGGCATTCGCCTGTTCGCGGTGGACTGCGCCGCCGAAGTCGAGAAGGTCGCCCGTGCCGCTCCCGGCGCGAAGGTGTTCTGCCGCATCCTCTATGACTGCGCCGGCGCCGAGTGGCCGCTGTCGCGCAAGTTCGGCTGCGACCCGGAGATGGCCGTGGACGTGCTCGACGTCGCCAAGCGCCTCGGTCTGGAGCCGTGCGGCATCTCCTTCCATGTCGGCTCGCAGCAGCGCAAGGTGAAGGCGTGGGACCGCGCGCTGGCGATGGCCTCGCAGGTGTTCCGAGACTGCGCCGAGCGCGGCATCAACCTGTCCATGGTCAACATGGGCGGCGGCTTCCCGACCAAGTACCTGAAGGACGTGCCTCCGGTCGTGACCTACGGCCGCTCGATCTTCCGCGCGCTGCGCAAGCACTTCGGCAACCAGATTCCGGAGACCATCATCGAGCCGGGCCGCGGCATGGTGGGCAACGCCGGCATCATCGAGTCCGAGGTCGTGCTCATCTCGAAGAAGAGCGACGAGGACGAGGTGCGCTGGGTGTACCTGGACATCGGCAAGTTCGGCGGTCTCGCCGAGACCATGGACGAGTCGATCCGTTACGCCATCCGCACCCCGCATGACGGCGCGGACATGACCCCGTGCGTGCTCGCAGGTCCCACCTGCGACAGCGCCGACGTGCTGTACGAGAAGAACCCGTATCCGCTTCCGGTCACGCTCGAGATCGGCGACAAGCTGCTGATCGAAGGCACCGGGGCCTATACGTCGACCTACTCGGCGGTGGCGTTCAACGGCATCCCGCCGCTCAAGACGTACCATATCTAA
- a CDS encoding M3 family metallopeptidase: protein MSEPRQNPDTEINPLLKAWVTPFATPPFDEIKPEHFLPAFEQAFADHSAEIAAITNDPAAPDFANTITALERSGKLLSKVAAVFYDLVSAHSNPAILEIDKEVSLRMARHWNPIMMNAVLFGRIAHLHENRAGLGLSPEQLRLLERTYTRFHRSGAGLSEEAKTRMAEINEKLAQLGTSFSHHLLGDEQEWFMELAEADRQGLPESFVAAATAAAEERGMEGKAIVTLSRSSTEPFLKSSARRDLREKVYKAFTARGDNGNANDNNDTIVEILKLREESAKLLGYPTFAAYRLEDSMAKTPDAVRGLLERVWKPARARALADRDEMQALITEEGGNFKLAPWDWRFYAEKLRLQRANFDDSAIKPYLTLDHMVAAAFDCATRLFGITFEERKDVPTWHPDVRVWEVKGPDGKHKALFYGDYYARPSKRSGAWMTSLRDQQKLDGDIAPLVINVCNFAKGAGGEPSLLSPDDARTLFHEFGHGLHGMLSNVTYPSLSGTSVFTDFVELPSQLYEHWQERPEVLQQFARHYQTGEPLPDDLLQRFLAARKFNQGFATVEFVSSALVDLEFHTQPAAAAQDVRAFEKKELEKIGMPEEISLRHRPTQFGHIFSGDHYASGYYSYMWSEVMDADAFGAFEEAGNIFDPAVAKRLHDDIYSSGGSVDPETAYEAFRGRPPEPDALLRRRGLLDDAKAA from the coding sequence ATGTCAGAACCCCGCCAAAATCCGGACACCGAGATCAACCCGCTGCTGAAGGCCTGGGTGACGCCGTTCGCGACCCCGCCCTTCGACGAGATAAAGCCGGAGCACTTCCTCCCCGCCTTCGAGCAGGCCTTCGCCGATCACTCCGCCGAGATCGCGGCGATCACCAATGATCCGGCCGCGCCCGACTTCGCCAACACCATCACGGCGCTGGAGCGCTCGGGCAAGCTGCTGAGCAAGGTCGCGGCGGTGTTCTACGACCTCGTCTCGGCGCATTCCAATCCGGCCATCCTGGAGATCGACAAGGAGGTCTCCTTGCGGATGGCGCGGCACTGGAATCCGATCATGATGAACGCCGTGCTGTTTGGACGCATCGCCCATCTGCACGAGAACCGCGCTGGCCTTGGTCTTTCGCCCGAGCAGCTCCGCCTCCTGGAACGCACCTACACCCGCTTCCACCGCTCTGGCGCCGGCCTCTCCGAGGAGGCCAAGACGCGGATGGCGGAGATCAACGAGAAGCTCGCCCAGCTCGGCACCAGTTTCAGCCATCATCTGCTCGGCGACGAGCAGGAATGGTTCATGGAGCTCGCCGAGGCCGATCGCCAGGGCCTGCCGGAGAGTTTTGTCGCCGCTGCCACGGCTGCGGCAGAAGAGCGCGGCATGGAAGGCAAGGCCATCGTGACGCTGTCGCGCTCCTCGACCGAGCCGTTCCTGAAGAGCTCGGCGCGGCGTGACCTTCGCGAGAAGGTCTACAAGGCCTTCACCGCGCGCGGCGACAACGGCAATGCCAACGACAACAACGACACCATCGTCGAGATCCTCAAGCTGCGGGAGGAGAGTGCCAAGCTGCTGGGCTATCCCACCTTCGCCGCCTACCGGCTGGAGGATTCCATGGCCAAGACGCCGGACGCGGTGCGCGGGCTCCTGGAGCGGGTCTGGAAGCCGGCCCGCGCGCGGGCGCTCGCCGACCGCGACGAGATGCAGGCGCTGATCACGGAAGAGGGCGGCAATTTCAAGCTCGCGCCCTGGGACTGGCGCTTCTATGCCGAGAAGCTGCGCCTCCAACGCGCCAATTTCGACGATTCCGCGATCAAGCCGTATCTGACGCTCGACCATATGGTCGCCGCCGCCTTCGACTGCGCCACGCGGCTGTTCGGCATCACCTTCGAGGAGCGCAAGGACGTTCCCACCTGGCACCCCGACGTCCGGGTCTGGGAGGTGAAAGGCCCCGATGGCAAGCACAAGGCGCTGTTCTACGGCGACTACTATGCCCGGCCGTCGAAGCGGTCCGGCGCCTGGATGACCTCGCTGCGCGACCAGCAGAAGCTCGACGGCGACATCGCGCCGCTGGTCATCAATGTCTGCAACTTCGCGAAGGGAGCAGGCGGCGAGCCCTCGCTGCTGTCGCCGGACGACGCCCGCACCCTGTTCCACGAGTTCGGCCACGGCCTGCACGGCATGCTCTCCAACGTGACCTACCCGTCGCTGTCGGGCACCTCCGTGTTCACCGACTTCGTCGAGCTGCCCTCGCAGCTCTACGAGCATTGGCAGGAACGGCCCGAGGTGCTGCAGCAGTTCGCCCGCCACTACCAGACCGGCGAGCCGCTGCCCGACGACCTGCTCCAGCGGTTCCTCGCTGCGCGAAAGTTCAACCAGGGCTTTGCCACGGTCGAGTTCGTCTCCTCGGCGCTGGTCGATCTCGAATTCCACACCCAGCCGGCCGCCGCCGCGCAGGATGTCCGCGCCTTCGAGAAGAAGGAGCTGGAGAAGATCGGCATGCCCGAGGAGATCTCGCTGCGCCACCGCCCGACCCAGTTCGGCCACATCTTCTCCGGCGACCATTATGCCTCCGGCTATTACAGCTACATGTGGTCGGAGGTAATGGATGCCGACGCCTTCGGCGCGTTCGAGGAGGCCGGCAACATCTTCGACCCGGCAGTGGCAAAGCGCCTGCACGACGACATCTACTCCTCAGGCGGATCGGTCGATCCGGAAACGGCCTACGAGGCCTTCCGCGGCCGCCCGCCCGAGCCCGACGCACTGCTGCGCCGCCGCGGCCTGCTCGACGACGCAAAGGCGGCCTGA
- a CDS encoding DUF1007 family protein codes for MRMRVLFGMLLAAGMMLAAGAASAHPHVWITATSELLYAADGSITGVRHAWTFDEMFSAYAVQGLESKTKGAYTREELGPLAQTNVESLKEYAYFTFAKADGKKERFQEPVDYFLDHKDTVLTLHFTLPLKNPVKPKQLVLEVFDRSFFIDFQMAKDNPVKLVGAPAGCQMKLDRPSDGSATAQKLNEQTFLNGENTNFGMMFANKITVDCP; via the coding sequence ATGCGCATGCGCGTCCTGTTTGGAATGCTGCTCGCCGCTGGCATGATGCTGGCGGCGGGGGCGGCGAGCGCGCATCCGCATGTCTGGATTACCGCGACTAGCGAACTGCTCTACGCCGCCGACGGCAGCATCACCGGCGTCCGCCATGCCTGGACCTTTGACGAGATGTTCTCGGCCTATGCGGTGCAGGGGCTCGAGAGCAAGACCAAGGGCGCCTATACGCGCGAGGAGCTCGGGCCGCTGGCGCAGACCAATGTCGAGTCGCTGAAGGAATATGCCTATTTCACCTTCGCCAAGGCCGACGGCAAGAAGGAGCGATTCCAGGAGCCGGTCGACTATTTCCTCGACCACAAGGACACGGTGCTGACCCTGCACTTCACGCTGCCGCTGAAGAACCCGGTCAAGCCGAAGCAATTGGTGCTCGAAGTGTTCGACCGCTCCTTCTTCATCGACTTCCAGATGGCCAAGGACAATCCGGTCAAGCTGGTCGGCGCGCCCGCCGGCTGCCAGATGAAGCTGGACCGTCCCAGCGACGGCTCGGCCACTGCCCAGAAGCTCAATGAGCAGACCTTCCTGAACGGTGAGAACACCAATTTCGGCATGATGTTCGCCAACAAGATCACGGTGGATTGCCCTTGA
- a CDS encoding nickel/cobalt transporter gives MPLTGRLQSPLARGLLACAAVVVVLGVADAALHDLLAQNPFGAPRPAQAAEPEASGIVGWLLAKQSEFYRQMSSTIRAAKSDGSAVWTLLFISFAYGIFHAAGPGHGKAVIASYLVANRETARRGIALSFASALMQSLVAILIVGISAWILNATAKTMCKAEGAIEIASYALIALFGLRLVWVKGRTFIRTLPAAQPVPAIAGVPHEHHDHDHHHHHDAHGHHDHHHHDHAQAHDHHGHDHVHDEHCGHSHGPTPSELAGPGGWRRGFAAILTVGIRPCSGAILVLVFALAQGLFWAGIAATFLMGLGTAITVAAIAVVAVSAKDIAQRLSAGRDGGGALFMRGIEFAAAAVVLLFGAGLLFGYIAAERTTCF, from the coding sequence TTGCCCTTGACCGGTCGCCTTCAGTCCCCGCTTGCACGCGGCCTTCTCGCCTGCGCTGCGGTCGTCGTCGTGCTCGGCGTGGCTGATGCTGCGCTCCACGATCTCCTCGCGCAAAACCCCTTTGGCGCGCCGCGCCCGGCACAGGCGGCCGAGCCCGAGGCCAGCGGCATCGTCGGCTGGCTGCTGGCAAAGCAGTCGGAATTCTATCGTCAGATGTCGTCGACCATCCGCGCCGCCAAATCCGACGGCTCGGCGGTCTGGACGCTGCTCTTCATCTCGTTCGCCTATGGCATCTTCCATGCCGCCGGCCCCGGCCATGGCAAGGCGGTGATCGCCTCCTATCTGGTCGCCAACCGCGAGACCGCCCGGCGCGGCATCGCGCTGTCGTTCGCCTCGGCGCTGATGCAGTCGCTGGTCGCGATCCTGATCGTCGGCATCTCGGCCTGGATCCTGAACGCGACCGCCAAGACCATGTGCAAGGCGGAGGGCGCGATCGAGATCGCGAGCTACGCCCTGATCGCGCTGTTCGGCCTGCGCCTCGTCTGGGTCAAGGGCCGCACCTTCATCCGCACGCTCCCGGCGGCCCAGCCCGTGCCGGCCATCGCCGGCGTGCCGCATGAGCATCATGATCACGACCATCACCATCATCATGATGCGCATGGTCATCATGATCACCATCACCACGATCACGCCCAGGCCCATGACCATCACGGGCATGACCACGTCCACGACGAGCATTGCGGCCATTCCCACGGCCCGACGCCGAGCGAGCTCGCCGGCCCCGGGGGCTGGCGGCGTGGCTTTGCGGCGATCCTGACCGTCGGCATCCGACCCTGCTCGGGGGCGATCCTGGTGCTGGTGTTCGCGCTGGCGCAGGGCCTGTTCTGGGCCGGCATCGCCGCGACCTTCCTGATGGGGCTCGGCACCGCGATCACGGTCGCGGCCATCGCGGTCGTCGCCGTCTCCGCCAAGGACATCGCGCAGCGCCTCAGCGCCGGCCGCGACGGCGGCGGCGCGCTGTTCATGCGCGGCATCGAATTCGCGGCGGCTGCCGTCGTGCTGCTGTTCGGTGCGGGGCTGTTGTTCGGCTACATCGCGGCCGAGCGGACGACGTGTTTCTGA
- a CDS encoding MAPEG family protein, with protein sequence MTLAEWCVFGALLLYLSTIVSIKWIRFRGFDNSRPRDPAFYEDALAQRALGAHQNGIETFPFFAFAVLLAEFRDAPQRLIDELAVLFLIVRIAYVLTYLGNRPTLRSILWSIGFAINLGIFFMPALMKFLPV encoded by the coding sequence ATGACGCTCGCAGAATGGTGCGTATTCGGGGCGCTGCTGCTGTATCTGTCGACGATCGTCTCGATCAAATGGATCAGGTTTCGCGGCTTCGACAATTCACGGCCGCGCGATCCCGCCTTCTATGAGGACGCCCTCGCGCAGCGTGCGCTCGGCGCCCATCAGAACGGCATCGAGACCTTCCCGTTCTTCGCCTTCGCCGTCCTGCTCGCCGAATTCCGGGATGCGCCGCAGCGCCTGATCGACGAGCTCGCGGTGCTGTTCCTGATCGTGCGGATCGCCTATGTGCTGACCTATCTCGGCAACCGCCCGACGCTGCGCTCGATCCTGTGGAGCATCGGCTTTGCGATCAATCTCGGGATCTTCTTCATGCCGGCGTTGATGAAGTTTTTGCCGGTGTGA
- the hemH gene encoding ferrochelatase: protein MTNVVPIETAKAAVQSGRPRVGVLLVNLGTPDTADAPGVRVYLKEFLSDARVIEDQGLIWKLVLNGIILRRRPRTKALDYRKIWNNERNESPLKTITRSQADKLAAALSDRAHVVVDWAMRYGNPSIQAGIDALIAKGCERILAVPLYPQYSASTSATVCDEVFRVLAQLRNQPTLRVTPPYYEDAAYIEALATSIETQLATLSFKPELIVASFHGMPKSYVDKGDPYQGHCIATTEALRRRLGMDETKLLLTFQSRFGNDEWLQPYTDKTMERLAKEGVRRIAVVTPGFSADCLETLEEIAQENAEIFRHNGGEEFSAIPCLNDSEPGMDVIRTLVLRELQGWI from the coding sequence ATGACGAACGTTGTCCCCATCGAGACCGCGAAGGCGGCCGTGCAGTCCGGCCGCCCGCGGGTCGGCGTGCTCCTGGTCAATCTCGGCACACCCGATACGGCCGATGCGCCGGGCGTGCGGGTCTACCTCAAGGAGTTCCTCTCGGACGCCCGCGTCATCGAGGACCAGGGCCTGATCTGGAAGCTGGTGCTGAACGGCATCATCCTGCGCAGGCGCCCGCGCACCAAGGCGCTCGACTACCGGAAGATCTGGAACAACGAGCGCAACGAATCGCCGCTGAAGACCATCACGCGCTCGCAAGCCGACAAGCTCGCGGCCGCGCTGTCGGACCGCGCGCATGTCGTCGTGGACTGGGCGATGCGCTATGGCAATCCGTCGATCCAGGCGGGCATCGATGCACTGATCGCCAAAGGCTGCGAGCGCATCCTCGCCGTGCCGCTCTATCCGCAATATTCCGCCTCGACCTCGGCAACCGTCTGCGACGAGGTGTTTCGCGTGCTCGCGCAGCTTCGCAACCAGCCGACGCTGCGGGTGACGCCGCCGTATTATGAGGACGCGGCCTATATCGAGGCGCTCGCGACCTCGATCGAGACGCAACTGGCGACGCTGTCCTTCAAGCCCGAGTTGATCGTCGCCTCCTTCCACGGCATGCCGAAATCCTATGTCGACAAGGGCGATCCCTATCAGGGCCACTGCATCGCCACGACCGAGGCGCTGCGCCGTCGGCTCGGCATGGACGAAACAAAGCTGCTGCTGACCTTCCAGTCGCGCTTCGGTAATGACGAGTGGCTGCAGCCCTACACCGACAAGACCATGGAGCGGCTGGCGAAAGAAGGCGTGCGCCGCATCGCGGTGGTGACGCCGGGCTTTTCCGCCGACTGCCTCGAGACGCTGGAGGAGATCGCGCAGGAGAACGCCGAGATCTTCAGGCACAATGGCGGTGAAGAGTTTTCCGCGATCCCCTGCCTCAACGACAGTGAGCCCGGGATGGACGTGATCCGCACCCTGGTGCTGCGTGAGCTTCAGGGCTGGATCTGA